Proteins encoded together in one Caldicellulosiruptor saccharolyticus DSM 8903 window:
- the spoIIIAD gene encoding stage III sporulation protein AD, with the protein MEIFNIVILCIVSMLIVSILRKTQKEIAIVITVILGILVFILVVDKLAYIVDKITEMSTKISYANTYIKTLLKMTGIALISEYTASVCKDSGEEAIAKKLEFAGKILILFLSLPLILGLFEVILKFLK; encoded by the coding sequence ATGGAGATATTTAATATAGTCATACTTTGCATAGTTTCTATGCTTATTGTAAGCATTTTAAGAAAAACTCAAAAAGAAATTGCAATTGTAATAACTGTGATACTTGGAATTTTGGTGTTTATTTTGGTTGTTGACAAGCTTGCATATATAGTAGACAAGATAACAGAGATGAGTACAAAAATCTCATATGCAAATACTTATATAAAAACTTTGCTTAAGATGACAGGGATAGCTTTAATCTCAGAATATACGGCAAGTGTTTGCAAAGACAGTGGAGAAGAGGCAATTGCCAAAAAGCTTGAGTTTGCAGGAAAAATTTTGATACTGTTTCTCTCTCTACCTTTGATTTTGGGTTTGTTTGAGGTAATATTAAAGTTTCTAAAATAA
- the spoIIIAC gene encoding stage III sporulation protein AC, giving the protein MDGIDLIFKIAIIGIILYLVNQVLIKAEKEELAMMTTLVGVIIVLFLIIDLIKRFFDTVKSVFNLF; this is encoded by the coding sequence ATGGATGGAATAGACTTGATATTTAAAATAGCTATAATTGGAATAATACTTTATCTTGTAAATCAGGTACTGATCAAGGCAGAAAAAGAAGAACTTGCAATGATGACAACTTTGGTTGGGGTTATAATTGTACTGTTTCTAATTATTGACCTCATTAAAAGATTTTTTGATACAGTAAAATCTGTATTTAATCTTTTTTAG